A single Halarcobacter anaerophilus DNA region contains:
- the ilvA gene encoding threonine ammonia-lyase has product MITVDNIKEAQKNLESVVEATPMTKAPILSENFNSEIYLKKENLQLTGSFKLRGAFNRIANLSKEKRDRGVVAASAGNHAQGVAFSAQHFGCEATIFMPEATPLTKVSGVKSYGANVVLTGENFDEAYEASMKFCKEHNKEFIHPFADDDVIAGQGTIALEILKEVPDLKQIIVPIGGGGLIAGIAIAAKSINPDIKIIGVVASGARGMKESYKAQMPIDSVSVRTIADGIAVRDVNPKLLNIILEYVDHIVEVSDNEIANAVLFLLEKHKLVVEGAGAAATAAIMHEKVDVEDSKVCSIISGGNIDVTMLSQIIEKGLVKSYRKMNLLITLRDKPGSLTELSEIFRDCGANIVQIDYDRDSIKLEFGEAHITIALETKGEDHQREIKEKLKQNGYRYKQI; this is encoded by the coding sequence ATGATTACAGTAGATAATATAAAAGAAGCACAAAAAAATCTTGAAAGTGTAGTTGAAGCTACACCTATGACAAAAGCCCCTATTTTAAGTGAAAATTTTAATAGTGAAATATACTTAAAAAAAGAAAATTTACAATTAACAGGAAGCTTTAAATTAAGAGGTGCATTTAATAGAATCGCTAATCTTTCTAAAGAGAAAAGAGATAGAGGAGTAGTTGCGGCAAGTGCAGGAAATCATGCACAAGGTGTTGCATTTTCAGCACAACATTTTGGTTGTGAAGCAACAATTTTTATGCCTGAAGCAACACCTCTTACAAAAGTTAGCGGTGTAAAATCGTATGGTGCAAATGTTGTTTTAACAGGAGAAAATTTTGATGAAGCCTATGAAGCTTCAATGAAATTTTGTAAAGAGCATAACAAAGAGTTTATTCATCCATTTGCCGATGATGACGTTATTGCTGGACAAGGAACTATTGCTTTAGAAATTTTAAAAGAAGTTCCTGATTTAAAACAGATCATTGTTCCAATAGGCGGTGGCGGATTAATTGCAGGAATTGCAATCGCGGCAAAGAGTATAAATCCCGATATTAAAATAATCGGAGTAGTAGCAAGCGGTGCAAGAGGAATGAAAGAATCATATAAGGCACAAATGCCTATAGATTCAGTCTCTGTTAGAACTATTGCAGACGGTATTGCAGTACGTGACGTAAATCCAAAACTGCTTAATATAATATTAGAATATGTTGACCATATCGTAGAAGTAAGCGATAATGAAATAGCAAATGCCGTTTTATTTTTGCTAGAAAAACATAAATTAGTAGTTGAAGGAGCAGGAGCTGCTGCAACTGCTGCAATTATGCATGAAAAAGTAGATGTTGAAGATTCAAAAGTATGTTCAATAATCAGCGGCGGAAATATTGACGTAACAATGCTTTCTCAAATTATTGAAAAAGGTTTGGTTAAATCATACAGAAAAATGAATCTGCTTATAACTCTTAGAGACAAACCGGGTTCTTTAACAGAATTATCGGAAATTTTCAGAGATTGCGGAGCAAATATTGTTCAAATAGATTATGACAGAGACTCTATTAAACTTGAATTCGGTGAAGCTCATATAACAATCGCACTTGAAACAAAAGGTGAAGATCACCAAAGAGAGATTAAAGAAAAATTAAAACAAAATGGTTACAGATATAAACAAATCTAA
- a CDS encoding DUF4885 family protein: MIINSNTHTFIQNSNNKINSLSKESNKTEENKISDEEPVIQARNEYESESDKRRALHTAYYSKVNEENKKFANPYAHISDKYYLPSSPYYIEGLTRQERRIASGTEIQYLNLGASNINYGDPIFRGMGPLYGDVEVAKEKAYNRQAVNEQFQQLLDSNNITIPQNTKLRFTIDPNDYKVSVSGTEDLEMKKVLEELLDKENAKGLFYHIISSRSDDSMQYSHEKFSRFNLIREMQDITGYNLRDLDIVDGKFVTNDGTDIFEIYSKNVRDSDSIPEFSKKYMISSYGKDLYELAQNGFNSVPDLILSIDYENNSFYDVGQSENFGTGQTQWIEQLKASKADEFIYV; this comes from the coding sequence ATGATTATAAATTCAAATACACATACATTTATACAAAACTCAAATAATAAAATAAATTCTCTTTCAAAAGAATCCAATAAAACTGAGGAAAATAAAATTTCAGATGAAGAACCGGTTATTCAAGCAAGAAATGAGTATGAGAGTGAATCAGATAAAAGAAGAGCTTTACATACAGCCTATTATTCAAAGGTAAATGAAGAGAATAAAAAATTTGCAAATCCTTATGCTCATATTTCTGACAAATATTATCTACCTTCTTCTCCTTATTATATAGAAGGATTAACAAGACAAGAAAGAAGAATTGCTTCCGGAACGGAAATACAATATTTAAACCTAGGTGCATCAAATATAAATTATGGCGATCCAATTTTTAGAGGCATGGGACCTCTTTACGGTGATGTAGAAGTAGCAAAAGAAAAAGCCTATAATAGACAAGCAGTAAATGAACAGTTTCAACAATTATTAGATTCCAACAATATTACAATACCTCAAAATACAAAACTTAGATTCACAATAGATCCAAATGATTATAAGGTAAGTGTAAGCGGAACAGAAGATCTTGAGATGAAAAAAGTTTTAGAAGAATTATTAGATAAAGAGAATGCAAAAGGATTATTTTATCACATTATATCAAGTCGTTCAGATGATTCAATGCAATATAGTCATGAAAAATTTAGTAGATTTAATCTAATTCGTGAGATGCAAGATATAACAGGATATAATCTTAGAGATTTAGATATTGTTGACGGAAAGTTTGTCACAAATGATGGAACTGATATTTTTGAAATATATTCAAAAAATGTGAGAGACAGTGACTCAATACCTGAATTCTCAAAAAAGTATATGATATCTTCATATGGAAAAGATTTATATGAGTTAGCCCAAAACGGTTTCAATTCTGTGCCTGATTTAATTTTATCAATTGATTATGAAAACAACTCTTTTTATGATGTAGGGCAAAGTGAAAACTTCGGAACAGGACAGACTCAATGGATTGAACAGTTAAAAGCTTCTAAAGCAGATGAATTTATTTATGTTTAA
- the metE gene encoding 5-methyltetrahydropteroyltriglutamate--homocysteine S-methyltransferase, whose translation MSTKSYVVGFPRIGEKRELKKVLESFWAKKCSFDEVEKVSSNLKQKHWEYQKDAGIEYISSNDFSLYDNVLDTSIMLNAIPKRFQNLKAEELYFSMARGNKNSVAMEMTKWFNTNYHYIVPELSLEDEYKLNASKIINEYNEAKNLGIKTKINLIGPITFLALSKRVDRGDTFELLGKILPVYKELFKEISKLDEVITVQIDEPIFAKDNEAKVLSLIKPTYDELSMVTNNIKLIVTTYFEHSNEATKILTQTPVWGLGLDFVYGKDNLQVLEEIQNSGKKLVAGVVDGRNIWKNDIDTTLKLLEEISNVVSKENILISSSCSLLHTPFTLKYEVKMDENIKSWLSFSVEKLDEINLLAKVFFDGIENLSNEEAKALEENRKNNKNRKTSDLIHDKEVQERVDNFTKLNRDGKFEERIKIQRELLGYKDLATTTIGSFPQTPEIRKSRRDFKKGEISYETYEKDMKTYIDDCIAFQEECGLEVLVHGEPERNDMVEYFGEQLKGYGFSQNGWVQSYGSRCVKPPFIFGDISRPKPMTVDWITYAQSKTKKIMKGMLTGPVTILNWSFVRDDKPRSEVSKQIAVALSDEINDLQNAGIKIIQVDEAAFKEGYPLREKKIKTYEDWAVRDFKICVSSAKKETQIHTHMCYSEFNDIIKTIEAMDADVISIETARSGNELLKIFKEVGYKQEVGPGVYDIHSPRVPSVQEMVEQIKLLLEVLPKEQLWINPDCGLKTRKWEEVKPSLKNMVEAVNIIRNS comes from the coding sequence ATGTCAACAAAAAGTTATGTTGTTGGATTTCCAAGAATTGGAGAAAAAAGAGAACTTAAAAAAGTATTGGAGAGTTTTTGGGCAAAAAAATGCTCATTTGATGAAGTTGAAAAAGTATCAAGTAACTTAAAACAAAAACATTGGGAATATCAAAAAGATGCAGGAATTGAATATATAAGTTCAAATGATTTTTCACTATATGACAATGTATTAGATACTTCGATTATGTTAAATGCCATTCCCAAAAGATTTCAAAATCTAAAAGCAGAAGAGTTATATTTCTCAATGGCAAGAGGAAATAAAAACAGTGTTGCTATGGAGATGACAAAATGGTTTAATACAAACTATCACTATATAGTTCCTGAATTAAGTTTGGAAGATGAGTATAAATTAAACGCTTCAAAAATAATCAATGAATATAATGAAGCAAAAAATCTTGGAATAAAAACTAAAATCAATCTAATAGGTCCCATAACATTTTTAGCTCTTTCAAAAAGAGTTGACAGAGGTGACACTTTTGAACTTTTAGGTAAAATTCTTCCTGTATATAAAGAACTTTTTAAAGAGATTTCTAAACTTGATGAAGTAATAACAGTTCAAATCGATGAACCGATTTTTGCAAAAGATAATGAAGCAAAAGTATTAAGTCTTATAAAACCGACGTATGATGAACTTTCAATGGTTACAAATAATATCAAACTTATTGTAACAACATATTTTGAACACTCAAATGAAGCAACAAAAATCTTAACACAAACTCCTGTTTGGGGATTAGGACTTGATTTTGTTTACGGAAAGGATAATCTTCAAGTTTTAGAAGAGATTCAAAATAGCGGTAAAAAACTTGTTGCGGGAGTTGTTGACGGAAGAAATATTTGGAAAAACGATATTGATACAACATTAAAACTTTTAGAAGAGATTTCAAATGTTGTTTCAAAAGAGAATATTCTAATTTCATCATCTTGCTCACTGCTTCATACACCTTTTACACTTAAATATGAAGTTAAAATGGATGAAAATATCAAAAGCTGGCTTAGTTTCTCTGTAGAAAAACTTGATGAGATTAATCTACTTGCAAAAGTATTTTTTGACGGAATTGAAAACTTAAGCAATGAAGAGGCAAAAGCACTTGAAGAAAACAGAAAAAACAACAAAAATAGAAAAACTTCAGATTTAATTCATGACAAAGAGGTTCAAGAAAGAGTTGATAACTTTACCAAACTAAACAGAGACGGAAAATTTGAAGAGAGAATAAAAATCCAAAGAGAGCTTTTAGGTTATAAAGATTTAGCAACAACAACTATCGGTTCTTTTCCTCAAACTCCTGAGATTAGAAAATCAAGAAGAGATTTCAAAAAAGGTGAGATTTCATATGAAACTTATGAAAAAGATATGAAAACCTATATTGATGATTGTATTGCTTTTCAAGAAGAATGCGGTCTTGAAGTCTTAGTTCACGGAGAACCTGAGAGAAACGATATGGTTGAATATTTTGGAGAACAACTAAAAGGTTACGGATTTTCTCAAAACGGATGGGTACAATCATATGGAAGCAGATGCGTAAAACCTCCTTTTATTTTTGGAGATATAAGCAGACCAAAACCTATGACGGTAGATTGGATTACTTATGCTCAAAGTAAAACAAAAAAAATCATGAAAGGTATGTTAACAGGTCCTGTTACAATCTTAAACTGGTCATTTGTAAGAGATGATAAACCAAGAAGCGAAGTATCAAAACAAATAGCAGTTGCTCTAAGCGATGAGATTAATGATTTACAAAATGCCGGAATAAAAATTATTCAAGTTGATGAAGCAGCATTTAAAGAAGGTTATCCTCTAAGAGAAAAAAAGATAAAAACCTATGAGGATTGGGCTGTAAGAGATTTCAAAATATGTGTTAGCAGTGCAAAAAAAGAGACTCAAATCCATACACATATGTGTTATAGCGAGTTTAACGATATTATTAAAACTATTGAAGCTATGGATGCAGATGTTATCTCAATAGAGACAGCCAGAAGCGGAAATGAACTTCTTAAAATATTTAAAGAAGTAGGATATAAACAAGAAGTAGGACCCGGAGTTTATGATATTCACAGCCCAAGAGTTCCAAGTGTGCAAGAGATGGTAGAGCAGATAAAACTTCTGCTTGAAGTACTACCAAAAGAGCAATTATGGATAAATCCGGATTGCGGACTAAAAACAAGAAAATGGGAAGAGGTAAAACCAAGTTTAAAAAATATGGTAGAAGCTGTAAACATTATAAGAAACAGCTAA
- the trmD gene encoding tRNA (guanosine(37)-N1)-methyltransferase TrmD, producing MKFTFVTLFPKLIEPYFYDSILKRAVEADFISYEFYNPRDFTKNKHLKVDSPMVGGGAGMLMNCQPLFDCLDKIKEENPEAYIIFPLAAAKPFKQNDAKRLAKKKNIVFVSGRYEGIDERVIEKYANELFSIGEFILTGGELPSLVMADAISRNIKGVLGNADSLEVESYENNLLEAPSFAKPEIFQNLSVVKEFLKGNHSKISDLKFQMSICKTKYYRPNKEKR from the coding sequence TTGAAATTTACATTTGTAACACTATTTCCTAAACTAATTGAACCCTATTTTTATGATTCAATTTTAAAAAGAGCCGTTGAAGCGGATTTTATAAGTTATGAGTTTTATAATCCGAGAGATTTTACTAAAAACAAACATCTTAAAGTAGATTCTCCTATGGTCGGAGGAGGAGCAGGTATGCTTATGAACTGCCAGCCTCTTTTTGATTGTTTGGATAAAATAAAAGAAGAGAATCCGGAAGCATATATAATTTTTCCATTGGCTGCTGCTAAACCTTTTAAGCAAAATGATGCGAAAAGATTGGCAAAGAAAAAAAATATTGTTTTTGTAAGCGGAAGATATGAAGGAATAGATGAAAGAGTGATAGAAAAATATGCAAATGAATTGTTTTCAATAGGAGAATTTATATTAACAGGCGGAGAATTACCCTCTTTGGTGATGGCAGATGCAATTTCAAGAAATATTAAAGGTGTGCTTGGAAATGCCGATTCTTTGGAGGTTGAGAGCTATGAAAACAATCTTTTGGAAGCTCCTTCTTTTGCCAAACCTGAAATTTTCCAAAATTTAAGTGTCGTTAAAGAATTCTTAAAGGGAAATCATAGTAAAATTTCCGACTTAAAATTCCAGATGTCAATTTGTAAAACAAAATATTATAGACCTAATAAGGAAAAGAGATGA
- the rplS gene encoding 50S ribosomal protein L19 gives MKNRYIASFEAAQMESKEIPQFRAGDTVRLGVEIKEGEKKRVQAYEGIVIARSGNGVDATFTVRKIGANSIGVERIFPLYSESIKTFEVVRRGKVRRAKLHYLRGLTGKAARIKELKK, from the coding sequence ATGAAAAATAGATATATTGCAAGTTTTGAAGCAGCACAAATGGAGTCTAAAGAGATCCCTCAATTTAGAGCAGGAGATACTGTAAGACTTGGTGTTGAAATTAAAGAAGGTGAGAAAAAAAGAGTTCAAGCTTACGAAGGTATCGTAATTGCTAGAAGCGGAAACGGTGTAGATGCAACATTTACTGTAAGAAAAATCGGAGCTAACTCAATCGGTGTTGAGAGAATTTTCCCATTATATTCTGAATCAATCAAAACTTTTGAAGTTGTAAGAAGAGGTAAAGTAAGAAGAGCTAAATTACATTACCTAAGAGGTCTTACCGGAAAAGCTGCAAGAATTAAAGAACTTAAAAAGTAA
- a CDS encoding nucleoside phosphorylase produces MAKTLIYTALLSEAQPVINFLKLKQDNSTQNLPQSNKLFKDENDKYLLIVSGVGKDNCIKSLEFVYKNYKISKAVNIGIAGCSDSSIKVGTLFCTNRLLPKINFAPVTTLDKPLDSDESLETLLVDMEAKYFCEFSKKYCKDIYCFKVVSDYLDIKIPKKAFVIEIIEKCKEEWKKYL; encoded by the coding sequence ATGGCTAAAACTTTAATTTATACTGCATTACTTTCAGAAGCACAGCCTGTAATTAATTTTTTAAAATTAAAACAGGATAACTCTACTCAAAATTTACCCCAATCAAACAAACTTTTTAAAGATGAAAACGATAAATATTTGCTAATAGTATCTGGTGTCGGCAAAGATAATTGTATAAAATCTTTAGAGTTTGTTTATAAAAATTATAAGATTTCTAAAGCTGTTAATATAGGGATTGCAGGGTGCAGTGATTCTTCTATAAAAGTAGGTACTCTCTTTTGTACGAATAGATTACTTCCTAAAATTAATTTCGCTCCTGTTACAACTCTTGATAAACCTCTTGATAGTGATGAGAGTTTGGAAACTCTTTTAGTAGATATGGAAGCAAAATATTTTTGCGAATTTTCAAAAAAATATTGTAAAGATATCTATTGTTTTAAAGTAGTGTCCGATTATTTAGATATAAAAATACCTAAAAAAGCTTTTGTTATAGAGATAATTGAAAAGTGCAAAGAGGAATGGAAAAAATATTTATGA
- a CDS encoding SPL family radical SAM protein, whose protein sequence is MEKIFMSYKEKFEQSLTKTNFKNLSKENQEFITKKAFLYEFSFQELKQLIDFAIDFKMWHEEDISKHFKEEYPNRKNAFNDIRTKWNELKNRPNSYTKFTKDLYKDDVRKFSFTKFEGEKTALGSCPVASPNTRCCNLLTLDAVQSCGFDCSYCSIQSFYNQDKIGFDANFKKNLENLKLDPNEIYHIGTGQSSDSLMWGNKEGVLDALFEFARKNPNVILEFKTKSNNIKYILENEVPKNIICTWSLNTQTIIENEEHLAASLNQRIEAAKKVSNKGVLVGFHFHPIVQYENYLSEYEEVYKTLINSFDPKKVALVSFGTLTFIKPVINKIRSRNFKSKILQMPMVDANGKQSYPLDIKREMFKSAYDTFKPWHKDVYFYLCMEDQSLWKDVFGYEYISNNQMEEFMKMSYMNKIKLNSSI, encoded by the coding sequence ATGGAAAAAATATTTATGAGTTATAAAGAGAAATTTGAACAATCTTTAACCAAAACAAATTTTAAAAATCTTTCAAAAGAGAATCAAGAGTTTATTACAAAAAAAGCTTTTCTTTATGAATTCTCTTTCCAAGAATTAAAACAGCTTATAGATTTTGCAATAGATTTTAAAATGTGGCATGAAGAGGATATAAGTAAACACTTTAAAGAAGAGTATCCAAACAGGAAAAATGCTTTTAATGATATAAGAACAAAATGGAATGAACTGAAAAACAGACCAAACTCTTATACTAAATTTACAAAAGATTTATATAAAGATGATGTAAGAAAATTCTCTTTTACCAAATTTGAAGGAGAAAAAACAGCTCTTGGTTCTTGCCCTGTTGCAAGTCCTAATACGAGATGTTGTAATCTTTTAACACTGGATGCCGTTCAGTCTTGCGGTTTTGATTGTTCATACTGTTCTATTCAATCTTTTTATAATCAAGATAAAATAGGTTTTGATGCGAATTTTAAAAAAAATTTGGAAAACTTAAAATTAGACCCCAATGAGATTTATCATATAGGAACAGGTCAAAGTTCAGACTCTCTTATGTGGGGAAACAAAGAGGGAGTTTTGGATGCTCTTTTTGAATTTGCAAGAAAAAATCCAAATGTGATACTTGAATTTAAAACAAAATCAAACAATATAAAATATATTTTGGAAAATGAAGTTCCTAAAAATATAATCTGCACTTGGTCTTTAAATACTCAAACAATAATTGAAAATGAGGAGCATTTGGCTGCATCACTGAATCAAAGAATTGAAGCTGCAAAAAAAGTTAGCAACAAAGGTGTATTAGTAGGTTTTCATTTTCATCCAATAGTTCAATATGAAAATTATTTAAGCGAATATGAGGAAGTTTACAAAACTTTGATTAATAGTTTTGATCCTAAAAAAGTAGCTTTAGTCTCTTTTGGAACACTTACTTTTATAAAACCTGTTATAAATAAAATAAGAAGCAGAAACTTCAAATCAAAAATTTTGCAAATGCCTATGGTAGATGCAAACGGCAAACAATCATACCCTTTAGATATAAAAAGGGAGATGTTTAAATCAGCATATGATACTTTCAAACCTTGGCATAAAGATGTATATTTTTATCTTTGTATGGAAGATCAATCTTTATGGAAAGATGTATTTGGTTATGAATACATAAGCAATAATCAAATGGAAGAGTTTATGAAAATGTCTTATATGAATAAAATCAAGCTAAATTCAAGTATATAG
- the ehuA gene encoding ectoine/hydroxyectoine ABC transporter ATP-binding protein EhuA: MDNNLIEFRNITKKFNDVTIFENFNFSVKENEIVTIIGASGSGKSTLLRILMTLETIDEGEVYINNTPMWHEEKDGKKRKASPKYLREVRKNFGMVFQHFNLFPHMSVLRNVTEAPVYSLGLSKQEAKKRAKDLLCLVGLEDKMDEYPANLSGGQKQRVAIARALAMRPKVLLLDEITSALDPELVGEVLDIIRNLAQKHKQTMLLVTHEMAFAREISDRICFFDKGKFVEEGTPEEIFENPKEERTKEFLHRYLSDNN, from the coding sequence ATGGATAATAATTTAATAGAGTTTAGAAATATAACAAAAAAGTTTAATGATGTCACTATTTTTGAAAATTTTAACTTTAGCGTAAAAGAGAATGAAATAGTTACCATAATAGGCGCAAGCGGAAGCGGGAAAAGTACTCTTCTTAGAATATTAATGACTTTGGAAACTATAGATGAAGGAGAAGTTTATATAAACAATACACCTATGTGGCATGAAGAAAAAGATGGCAAAAAAAGAAAAGCCTCTCCTAAATATCTAAGAGAAGTTAGAAAAAATTTTGGAATGGTTTTTCAGCACTTTAATCTTTTTCCCCATATGAGCGTACTTAGAAATGTTACGGAAGCTCCTGTTTATTCATTAGGATTATCAAAACAAGAGGCTAAAAAAAGAGCTAAAGATCTGCTGTGCTTAGTAGGATTGGAAGATAAAATGGATGAATATCCTGCAAATTTATCCGGAGGACAAAAACAAAGAGTTGCAATTGCAAGAGCTCTTGCAATGAGACCGAAAGTTCTTTTATTAGATGAAATAACCTCTGCACTTGATCCTGAACTTGTAGGAGAAGTTTTAGATATTATTAGAAATCTGGCACAAAAACATAAACAAACAATGCTTTTAGTAACTCATGAAATGGCATTTGCAAGAGAAATAAGTGATAGAATATGTTTTTTTGACAAAGGAAAATTCGTAGAAGAAGGAACTCCTGAAGAAATTTTTGAAAATCCCAAAGAAGAGAGAACAAAAGAGTTCTTACATAGATATCTTTCGGATAATAATTAA
- the ehuD gene encoding ectoine/hydroxyectoine ABC transporter permease subunit EhuD, which produces MDELYWDWDYTKEILPDLLDALHITINATLIGSLIALILGLVFALLRRSKYKIISKSTGFIIEFVRSTPLLVQIYFLYYVFPDYGVDMSPFMTGVIAIALHYAAYMSEVYRTGIEGIDNGQWEASIALNLSPYRTYKDVIIPQAIPPVIPALGNYIVAMFKETPQLSAITVLEMMQMAKILGSENFRYLEPFTIVGLLFLLISLVAAFCIKKVEKALPKNGIALK; this is translated from the coding sequence ATGGATGAGTTATATTGGGACTGGGATTATACAAAAGAGATTTTACCTGATTTGCTCGATGCTTTACATATTACTATAAATGCAACATTGATAGGTTCACTAATTGCTTTGATTTTAGGTCTTGTTTTTGCTTTGCTTAGAAGAAGTAAATATAAGATTATATCAAAGTCCACAGGCTTTATTATAGAGTTTGTAAGATCAACTCCTTTATTGGTACAAATATATTTTTTATATTATGTTTTTCCCGATTACGGAGTTGATATGTCACCTTTTATGACAGGAGTTATTGCAATTGCACTTCACTATGCAGCTTATATGTCTGAAGTTTACAGAACGGGAATTGAAGGTATAGACAATGGACAATGGGAAGCAAGTATTGCTTTAAATTTATCCCCTTATAGAACATATAAAGATGTAATAATACCCCAAGCTATTCCTCCCGTAATTCCTGCGTTGGGAAACTATATTGTTGCAATGTTTAAAGAAACACCACAGTTATCGGCAATTACGGTTTTAGAAATGATGCAGATGGCAAAAATCTTAGGAAGTGAAAACTTTAGATATTTAGAACCTTTTACGATAGTAGGTTTACTGTTTTTACTTATTAGTTTAGTTGCCGCATTTTGTATTAAAAAAGTAGAAAAAGCTCTTCCTAAAAACGGAATAGCTTTAAAATAG